A window of the Phaseolus vulgaris cultivar G19833 chromosome 5, P. vulgaris v2.0, whole genome shotgun sequence genome harbors these coding sequences:
- the LOC137835930 gene encoding rop guanine nucleotide exchange factor 12-like, translated as MVLAGEQEQEGHKTKLFTFRGIFEGAGRHTKSLSVDTATELDPIEDGAASSRSQGSRPLTDSDKIPKARTVSKEEMAAKEAKEKLLQDMEQMKERFSKLLLGEDMSGGGKGVSSALALSNAFTNLAASIYGEQKRLEPMPAERKAKWRKEIDWLLSVTDYVVEMVPSQQKSKDGSSMEIMTTRQRTDLHMNIPALRKLDAMLIECLDNFKDQNEFYYVSKDSEDSNQDGGRKKNDDKWWLPTPKVPADGLSDSARKFLHYQKDCVNQVLKAAMAINAQILSEIEIPECYIDSLPKNGRASLGDSIYRSITVEFFDPDHFLSTIDLSSEHKILDLKNRFEASIVIWTRKMTQKDGKSGWGSAVSFEKRELFEERAETILLLLKHRFPGLPQSALDISKIQYNRDVGQAVLESYSRILESLAFTVLSRIDDVLQADFQIQCQNIQLAGKRMNSISRPAKEEIDKGSGGGEAPCSMTLSDFMGWGSDQEESTLKKDPFAIPDELYSDEDPKQQKLPHVVTNKKMSYLENLGVSRSPTSRH; from the exons atggTTCTAGCTGGAGAACAAGAGCAGGAAGGTCACAAAACCAAATTGTTTACCTTCAGAGGGATATTTGAGGGCGCTGGAAGGCACACCAAGAGCCTCAGCGTTGACACTGCTACCGAATTGGATCCTATAGAGGATGGTGCAGCCTCATCAAGAAGTCAAGGATCAAGGCCTCTCACTGATTCAGACAAGATTCCCAAAGCAAGGACGGTAAGCAAGGAAGAAATGGCAGCAAAGGAAGCCAAAGAGAAGCTCTTGCAAG ATATGGAACAGATGAAggagagattttccaaactGCTGTTGGGTGAGGACATGTCCGGTGGTGGAAAGGGAGTTTCGTCCGCTTTGGCTCTGTCAAATGCTTTTACAAATCTTGCTG CTTCTATTTACGGTGAACAAAAACGACTTGAACCAATGCCGGCAGAAAGGAAAGCAAAATGGAGAAAAGAAATTGATTGGCTTCTATCGGTCACGGACTACGTTGTTGAAATGGTTCCTTCACAACAAAAGTCCAAGGATGGTTCAAGTATGGAG ATTATGACGACACGACAAAGGACGGATCTCCACATGAATATCCCTGCCTTGCGCAAGCTTGATGCAATGCTTATT GAATGTCTGGATAACTTCAAAGATCAAAATGAGTTCTATTATGTGTCAAAAGATTCAGAGGATTCAAATCAAGACGgtggaaggaaaaaaaatgatgatAAGTGGTGGTTACCTACCCCTAAGGTTCCCGCAGACGGTCTGTCTGATTCGGCTAGAAAATTTCTGCATTATCAGAAAGATTGTGTGAATCAAGTACTTAAAGCAGCCATGGCAATAAATGCCCAGATTCTATCAGAAATTGAGATCCCTGAATGCTACATTGACTCCCTACCCAAG AATGGAAGAGCAAGTCTAGGGGACTCGATCTATAGGAGTATAACAGTCGAATTTTTTGATCCTGACCACTTCCTGTCAACGATAGACTTATCATCTGAGCATAAAATTCTGGATCTCAAGAATAGATTTGAAGCATCAATAGTGATTTGGACGCGGAAGATGACCCAAAAAGATGGAAAATCTGGTTGGGGTTCTGCAGTGAGTTTCGAAAAAAGAGAGCTGTTTGAAGAGAGAGCAGAAACCATTTTACTTCTCTTAAAGCACCGTTTCCCTGGCCTTCCTCAATCTGCATTGGATATAAGCAAAATCCAATACAACAGG GATGTGGGGCAAGCTGTTCTAGAAAGCTATTCAAGAATATTGGAAAGTTTGGCCTTTACAGTTCTTTCAAGAATTGATGATGTACTGCAAGCAGATTTCCAAATTCAATGTCAAAATATACAGTTAGCAGGAAAAAGAATGAACTCAATTTCAAGGCCTGCTAAAGAAGAGATAGACAAGGGTAGTGGTGGTGGTGAAGCACCTTGTTCTATGACATTATCAGATTTCATGGGTTGGGGCTCTGATCAAGAGGAGTCAACGTTGAAGAAGGACCCCTTTGCAATTCCAGATGAGTTATATAGTGACGAGGATCCAAAGCAACAGAAACTCCCTCACGTAGTGACCAACAAGAAGATGTCATATCTTGAGAACTTGGGAGTCTCGAGAAGCCCAACATCACGTCATTAA
- the LOC137835932 gene encoding small ribosomal subunit protein uS17c, translated as MWLLQLPSKLSTPFLNGHAHGYNLLSKPNSGVARPQWAPPSSVPQIKAMKTMQGKVVCSSSDKTVAVEVVRVAVHPKYKRRFRKKKKYQAHDPDNQFKVGDIVQLQKTRPISKTKTFLALPAPQRPSVQPSQPEELAIPFESQPQP; from the coding sequence ATGTGGCTTCTTCAGCTCCCATCGAAGCTCTCAACTCCATTTCTGAACGGCCACGCCCATGGCTACAACCTTCTCTCAAAACCCAATTCCGGCGTGGCGAGGCCCCAATGGGCACCCCCGTCTTCCGTGCCCCAAATAAAGGCCATGAAGACAATGCAGGGAAAGGTTGTGTGCTCCAGCAGCGATAAGACGGTGGCAGTGGAGGTGGTCAGGGTGGCCGTTCACCCAAAGTACAAGAGGCGCTtcaggaagaagaagaagtaccAGGCCCACGACCCAGATAATCAATTCAAAGTGGGAGACATTGTCCAGCTCCAGAAGACCAGGCCCATCAGCAAGACCAAGACTTTTCTCGCCCTCCCAGCTCCCCAAAGGCCCTCCGTCCAACCCTCCCAGCCCGAAGAGCTTGCCATTCCTTTCGAATCCCAGCCTCAGCCCTAG